The following coding sequences lie in one Arachis hypogaea cultivar Tifrunner chromosome 4, arahy.Tifrunner.gnm2.J5K5, whole genome shotgun sequence genomic window:
- the LOC140184267 gene encoding uncharacterized protein encodes MANTFNIVWSGPKLDGKLDYSYWETLMSTHLKAQNLWNFIEPGLQEGADAAQQRRDQLALSQIHQGVDYTVFGKIANAKSAKEAWNTLKLSYKGVDKAQKAKLQSLRREYERYEMSSSETVEQYFTRVTDLVNKMRVYGEDMPDSKVVEKILRTMPMMYDHVVTTILESHDMDTMTIAELQETMESHISRILEKSEKSTEEVLKSRVNFNNVAESSRTQEGRGRGFNFQSRGRGSFRGRGRANYNQGSYNNFTPPNQGRGGTNFRPVNRGRGRAIFIKKEPISTVFIVESMDTK; translated from the coding sequence ATGGCAAACACTTTCAATATTGTGTGGTCCGGTCCCAAGTTAGATGGGAAACTTGATTATAGTTATTGGGAGACTTTGATGTCCACCCATTTGAAGGCCCAAAACCTGTGGAATTTCATTGAACCAGGTTTGCAAGAAGGAGCAGATGCTGCCCAACAAAGGAGAGATCAATTGGcgctatctcaaattcatcaaggaGTAGATTATACGGTGTTTGGCAAAATAGCAAATGCCAAAAGTGCAAAGGAAGCATGGAACACGTTGAAGCTGTCATACAAAGGCGTAGATAAAGCTCAGAAAGCAAAGCTACAGTCTTtaagaagagaatatgaaaggtACGAGATGTCTAGCTCAGAAACCGTTGAGCAATATTTTACTCGTGTTACAGATCTTGTCAATAAGATGAGAGTCTATGGAGAAGATATGCCCGATAGCAAAGTGGTGGAGAAAATTCTTCGCACCATGCCGATGATGTATGACCATGTGGTGACTACGATACTAGAGTCCCACGATATGGATACTATGACAATTGCAGAGTTGCAAGAAACCATGGAAAGCCACATCAGTAGAATACTGGAGAAGTCAGAAAAATCAACCGAGGAAGTCCTGAAAAGTCGAGTGAATTTCAACAACGTTGCAGAATCAAGCCGTACACAAGAAGGACGAGGTCGTGGTTTTAATTTTCAAAGTAGAGgtagaggaagtttcagaggtagAGGTCGTGCcaattacaaccaaggaagtTACAATAATTTTACACCACCTAATCAAGGAAGAGGTGGAACGAATTTTAGGCCTGTCAACCGAGGAAGAGGTCGAGCAATTTTTATCAAGAAAGAACCAATTTCAACTGTTTTCATTGTGGAAAGTATGGACACAAAGTAG
- the LOC112794495 gene encoding WAT1-related protein At1g68170-like, whose protein sequence is MTNMWKVVKPVVLMVIVQIANAWMNVLYKLAVNDGMSLRVVVAYRYIFATAFIAPLAYILERKTRTKMTWTILFQSFLCGLFGGALAQNLQMEALALTSVTFATAISNLIPAITFILFLFFGMEKLNLRKAAEKAKIIGTMTGIGGAMLMTFYKGVEVKMLSFHINLFNQRNSGGSSHGGGGLFLVGVVSSFFFNASYAMWLIIQAKMSSAYPYPYSSTALMCLMAALLSVIFTFCVERDLSQWKLGWNVRLLIVAYAGTVVSGVMVAVTSWCLRMKGPLFVSIFSPLMLVVVAFAGSTILDEKLYLGSIIGSLLIVCDLYLVLWGKNKEMMKNQLVPICHQ, encoded by the exons ATGACGAATATGTGGAAGGTGGTGAAGCCGGTGGTGTTGATGGTGATTGTGCAGATAGCAAATGCATGGATGAATGTTCTCTACAAGCTTGCTGTCAACGATGGCATGAGCCTCAGAGTAGTTGTTGCCTACCGCTATATCTTCGCTACTGCTTTCATTGCTCCTCTTGCTTATATTCTCGAGAG GAAGACAAGGACAAAGATGACTTGGACCATTCTCTTTCAGTCATTCTTGTGCGGTTTATTTGG GGGAGCATTGGCTCAAAACTTACAAATGGAAGCGCTTGCTTTAACTTCTGTAACATTTGCAACTGCCATATCCAACCTGATTCCGGCTATCACCTTCATCTTATTCCTCTTTTTTGG AATGGAGAAATTGAATCTGAGAAAAGCAGCAGAAAAGGCAAAGATAATAGGAACAATGACCGGAATTGGCGGGGcaatgttgatgacattctataAAGGCGTGGAAGTTAAGATGTTATCCTTTCACATTAACCTCTTCAATCAGCGAAATAGCGGCGGCTCGTCACATGGTGGCGGAGGGTTATTCTTGGTGGGTGTTGTGTCGTCGTTCTTCTTCAACGCATCTTATGCGATGTGGCTGATAATTCAGGCGAAGATGAGTAGCGCATATCCGTATCCCTATTCAAGCACTGCACTCATGTGTTTAATGGCCGCACTTCTGTCTGTTATCTTCACATTTTGTGTTGAGAGGGATTTGAGTCAATGGAAGTTGGGTTGGAATGTCAGGCTACTCATTGTAGCTTACGCT GGTACAGTGGTTTCGGGAGTGATGGTGGCTGTGACATCGTGGTGCCTACGCATGAAAGGTCCATTGTTTGTCTCTATTTTTAGTCCTCTCATGCTAGTGGTTGTTGCTTTTGCTGGATCCACCATTCTTGATGAAAAGCTATATCTTGGAAG CATAATTGGATCGTTGTTGATTGTGTGCGACTTATACCTGGTTCTGTGGGGTAAAAACAAAGAGATGATGAAAAACCAACTAGTGCCAATATGCCATCAATAG
- the LOC112797978 gene encoding respiratory burst oxidase homolog protein B isoform X1: MFHPSQGCSQEYGYYNGMCVQLCYSVNLLQLAFCLLWHPFFITSTPDHNYPSVHIKILGDWTENLKAKFVKVCQPPLNGQSGLLRADCIKEDSQLRIILKMRVKIEMLIMMVY, from the exons atgtttcATCCATCTCAG GGGTGTTCTCAAGAATATGGCTATTATAATGGCATGTGTGTACAACTATGCTACTCTGTGAATTTGCTTCAGCTTGCGTTTTGCTTACTCTG GCATCCATTTTTCATAACCTCCACCCCGGATCATAATTACCCAAGTGTTCATATTAAGATACTTGGTGATTGGACTGAAAATCTGAAAGCCAAATTCGTTAAG GTGTGCCAGCCACCCCTCAATGGCCAGAGTGGACTTCTAAGAGCTGACTGCATCAAAGAAGACAGCCAACTGAG GATAATTTTAAAGATGCGAGTGAAGATTGAGATGCTGATCATGATGGTTTATTGA
- the LOC112797978 gene encoding respiratory burst oxidase homolog protein B isoform X2, translating into MCVQLCYSVNLLQLAFCLLWHPFFITSTPDHNYPSVHIKILGDWTENLKAKFVKVCQPPLNGQSGLLRADCIKEDSQLRIILKMRVKIEMLIMMVY; encoded by the exons ATGTGTGTACAACTATGCTACTCTGTGAATTTGCTTCAGCTTGCGTTTTGCTTACTCTG GCATCCATTTTTCATAACCTCCACCCCGGATCATAATTACCCAAGTGTTCATATTAAGATACTTGGTGATTGGACTGAAAATCTGAAAGCCAAATTCGTTAAG GTGTGCCAGCCACCCCTCAATGGCCAGAGTGGACTTCTAAGAGCTGACTGCATCAAAGAAGACAGCCAACTGAG GATAATTTTAAAGATGCGAGTGAAGATTGAGATGCTGATCATGATGGTTTATTGA
- the LOC112797978 gene encoding respiratory burst oxidase homolog protein B isoform X3: MVSRHPFFITSTPDHNYPSVHIKILGDWTENLKAKFVKVCQPPLNGQSGLLRADCIKEDSQLRIILKMRVKIEMLIMMVY; this comes from the exons GCATCCATTTTTCATAACCTCCACCCCGGATCATAATTACCCAAGTGTTCATATTAAGATACTTGGTGATTGGACTGAAAATCTGAAAGCCAAATTCGTTAAG GTGTGCCAGCCACCCCTCAATGGCCAGAGTGGACTTCTAAGAGCTGACTGCATCAAAGAAGACAGCCAACTGAG GATAATTTTAAAGATGCGAGTGAAGATTGAGATGCTGATCATGATGGTTTATTGA